CCTCAGCGTGGTGTCCTTCTATATCCCCTCCGGCAGCTCCGGCGACCTGCGCCAGGGTTTCAAGTACGAAGTGATGGAGTGGCTGCGCCCGATCCTGGCCCAGTGGCTGGCCAGCGGCCGCGACTACGTGCTGTGCGGGGACTGGAACATCGTCCGCTCCGCGCTGGACATCAAGAACTGGAAATCCAACCAGAAGAACTCCGGCTGCCTGCCGCCCGAACGCGACTGGCTCAATGGCCAGTGCGTGGATGCCGGCCAGGCGCTGGACGTGGCCGGCGGCCAGGGCTGGACCGACGCCTACCGCCTGCTGCACCCCACCGGCGAGGATTACACCTGGTGGAGCAACCGCGGCGCGGCCCGCGCCAACAACGTCGGCTGGCGCATCGATTACCAGTTCGTCAGCCCCGGCCTGCGCGATCGCCTGCGTGGCTGCTCGATCTACCGCGATGAACGCTTCTCCGACCATGCCCCGTTCACGGTGGACTACGCCCCATGAGTGAAGCGGCCGCCAAGCCCCGTCGCCCGTGGCAGCGGGTGCTGGCCAA
This is a stretch of genomic DNA from Stenotrophomonas rhizophila. It encodes these proteins:
- a CDS encoding exodeoxyribonuclease III; the protein is MRIISFNANGIRSAATKGFLEWFRAQDADVLCIQETKAQEDQLTDPMFRPDGHHCFYRDAITKKGYSGVAIYSKREPDQVITSLGWAPFDDEGRYIEARYGNLSVVSFYIPSGSSGDLRQGFKYEVMEWLRPILAQWLASGRDYVLCGDWNIVRSALDIKNWKSNQKNSGCLPPERDWLNGQCVDAGQALDVAGGQGWTDAYRLLHPTGEDYTWWSNRGAARANNVGWRIDYQFVSPGLRDRLRGCSIYRDERFSDHAPFTVDYAP